The following proteins are encoded in a genomic region of Vanessa tameamea isolate UH-Manoa-2023 chromosome 4, ilVanTame1 primary haplotype, whole genome shotgun sequence:
- the LOC113396716 gene encoding mitochondrial uncoupling protein Bmcp — protein MGDSDWRPFIYGGLASIVAEFGTFPIDTTKTRLQIQGQKIDPRHVELRYTGMVDCFVKTSQQEGIKALYCGIWPAVLRQATYGTIKFGTYYSLKQALAARRADGGSKEHLPTNTFCAAFAGGLSSAIANPTDVLKVRMQVGDEKRNLVRGFAEMYRAEGARGLWRGVGPTSQRAALIAAVELPVYDACKRRLTPPLGDAPLNHLLSSLLASLGSAVASTPLDVVRTRLMNQRKTKDGAVDSGVRIYRGTMDCFVQTVRNEGFLALYKGFVPTWLRMGPWNIIFFISYEQLKRLY, from the exons ATGGGAGATAGCGACTGGAGACCTTTTATTTATGGCGGCCTCGCGTCTATCGTCGCCGAGTTCG GTACATTCCCCATTGACACAACAAAAACTCGCCTGCAAATCCAGGGTCAGAAGATAGACCCTCGGCATGTGGAACTACGTTACACTGGCATGGTGGACTGTTTTGTGAAAACTTCCCAACAGGAGGGCATAAAGGCACTGTATTGTGG AATCTGGCCGGCGGTGCTCCGGCAGGCCACGTACGGCACCATAAAGTTCGGCACGTACTACTCGCTGAAGCAGGCGCTGGCCGCGCGGCGCGCCGACGGCGGCTCCAAGGAGCACCTCCCCACCAACACGTTCTGCGCGGCCTTCGCCGGCGGGCTGTCCAGCGCCATCGCCAACCCCACCGACGTGCTGAAAGTTCGCATGCAG GTGGGCGACGAGAAGCGCAACCTGGTGCGCGGCTTCGCGGAGATGTACCGCGCGGAGGGCGCGCGCGGGCTGTGGCGCGGCGTGGGGCCCACCTCGCAGCGCGCCGCGCTCATCGCCGCCGTGGAGCTGCCCGTGTACGACGCCTGCAAGCGCCGCCTCACGCCGCCGCTGGGCGACGCGCCGCTCAACCACCTGCTGTCCAGCCTGCTGGCCAGCCTCGGCAGCGCCGTCGCCAGCACGCCGCTCGACGTCGTGCGG ACGCGACTGATGAACCAGAGGAAGACCAAGGACGGCGCGGTCGATTCCGGCGTGAGGATATACAGGGGGACGATGGACTGCTTCGTACAG ACGGTTCGGAACGAGGGCTTCCTGGCTCTGTACAAGGGTTTCGTACCCACGTGGCTGCGGATGGGTCCGTGGAACATCATATTCTTCATCAGCTACGAGCAGCTCAAGCGATTGTACTGA
- the LOC113396665 gene encoding golgin subfamily A member 4-like: MDGNVVECGAPALGVLRDVQRAYRDRLALVDRIGGSKKLQMKVEVLESWVSDLVAQNTLLASTIEELETEVTSRLLEKRRHAEIEIELRAEADTLRRQLVRKDSDLRGLLEVLRRLREFDFYAIDGIHFNEVTESDIFGSVLWQHSKLEQGDNKTTNNRVNEMRIKNDSLKKENLNKDREIRRLNKDLQHYEQTIMSLRNELSVNSYHTPDIPKKDAEVMADISTQNRRESPSPPILISDSSVQEIDEAACDCAPCPFASDKGTNKVEGSSSENVGKLNSGEIEATRERDVSKRHQDSIASSVETAASEAVRTRSLENKLMATMLIQLKNKEETIRVQTESLSLAEARIAALNSKCNQSASKLHQAQQTNPLNMIRSSADGNQVEMADVSTTAADSNIVNTLRDNLSVIEEFYRECFYETAKQEELITMLRRSYLDMKLVERQKSDQIDFLQNTLKSQKSSIERYEDIAMEVENLKTEISNFLNNSTNNDSGVWGCEPAAELRDIARQLRRLQDMLRTDCICGLGEENVELKRGNESMEIQIGELRQRVCGLEAALEDKANMDQQYSKQIEEKEKELHRIRQQLAALDQGSKDRGSACDTLTFQLKRLEVMLNDKSAELLNTQHLCESHEVTIRDLRAQLHKADLIVTENQQVRAEVSSLSAQVTQWRDQLAESRSRLRALEDELRRATDHCRHLATHYREKAETASTLQAQLAEAQQRGAELCAEVQRAVRGVRRCLAEQRARRRAQDDKIKEQETTIRMLRSTTERPGASENEPCCSKYLSRVRGMRTDRSCVGASETPGCSKCAYSRGSMPPSSESGVSPLPPTPPIRLLRKKPLRLERVCQFPVTREAGVQRPPRHDVQLDARLSHEHSIHSLHSCDDAPSVSRHNEISPNI; the protein is encoded by the exons ATGGACGGCAACGTGGTGGAGTGCGGCGCGCCCGCGCTGGGCGTGCTGCGCGACGTGCAGCGCGCCTACCGGGACCGCCTCGCGCTCGTCGACCGGATTGGAGGCTCGAAGAAACTACAG atGAAAGTTGAAGTGCTAGAGTCATGGGTGAGCGACCTGGTTGCACAGAATACACTGCTAGCGAGCACTATCGAGGAGCTGGAGACGGAAGTGACTTCACGTCTTTTGGAGAAAAGACGCCATGCTGAG ATAGAGATTGAGCTTCGCGCTGAAGCGGATACTTTGCGCAGGCAATTGGTTCGTAAGGACTCAGACCTGCGCGGACTGCTGGAAGTGTTGCGGCGTCTGCGCGAGTTCGATTTCTACGCGATTGACGGTATACACTTCAACGAAGTCACCGAGTCTGATATATTTGGATCGGTTTTGTG GCAACACTCGAAGCTGGAACAAGGGGATAACAAAACAACCAACAACCG AGTGAACGAGATGAGgattaaaaatgattcattGAAAAAggagaatttaaataaagacag GGAAATACGAAGATTAAATAAGGACTTGCAACATTACGAACAAACAATAATGTCTTTAAGAAATGAGCTTTCCGTGAATAGTTATCATACTCc CGATATTCCAAAAAAAGATGCAGAAGTAATGGCTGATATTAGCACACAAAACAGACGGGAG tctcCATCGCCCCCAATTCTCATATCAGACAGTTCGGTACAAGAAATTGATGAAGCGGCGTGCGATTGTGCTCCTTGTCCCTTCGCTTCGGATAAAGGTACAAATAAGGTGGAAGGTAGCTCTTCAGAAAATGTTGGAAAATTAAATTCTGG GGAAATCGAAGCTACACGCGAACGGGATGTTTCAAAGCGACATCAG GATAGCATAGCCAGCAGCGTCGAGACTGCTGCGAGCGAAGCGGTGCGCACGCGCTCCCTCGAAAACAAATTGATGGCAACCATGCTAATA CAGCTCAAGAACAAGGAAGAGACTATACGTGTGCAGACTGAAAGCTTGTCACTGGCAGAGGCTCGCATTGCTGCTCTGAACTCCAAGTGTAACCAGTCCGCCAGCAAGCTGCATCAAGCACAGCAGACGAATCCT TTGAATATGATAAGGAGTTCAGCTGATGGTAACCAAGTGGAGATGGCTGATGTATCAACGACGGCAGCG GATTCGAATATCGTGAACACACTCAGAGACAATCTCTCCGTGATCGAAGAGTTCTACAGGGAATGCTTTTATGAG ACAGCAAAACAGGAAGAGCTGATAACAATGCTGCGAAGGTCGTACTTGGATATGAAACTCGTGGAGCGTCAAAAATCTGACCAGATAGATTTCCTGCAGAACACATTGAAATCACAGAAGAGTTCAATTGAGCGTTACGAG GACATTGCAATGGAAGTGGAAAATTTGAAAACGGAAATATCGAATTTTCTAAACAACTCGACGAATAATGATTCG GGCGTGTGGGGCTGCGAGCCGGCGGCCGAGCTGCGCGACATCGCGCGCCAGCTGCGCCGCCTGCAGGACATGCTGCGG ACCGATTGCATTTGTGGATTGGGCGAGGAAAATGTCGAATTGAAACGAGGAAACGAATCAATGGAG ATCCAGATAGGAGAGTTGCGGCAGCGAGTGTGCGGTTTGGAAGCCGCGTTAGAAGATAAGGCGAACATGGACCAGCAGTACTCAAAGCAGATTGAAGAAAAAGAGAAGGAG CTTCACCGCATCAGGCAGCAACTGGCGGCGCTGGATCAAGGGTCAAAGGACCGAGGCTCCGCCTGCGACACGCTTACATTTCAACTGAAACGCCTCGAAG TCATGTTAAACGATAAATCAGCTGAATTGCTGAACACCCAGCATCTGTGTGAGTCGCATGAGGTCACGATAAGAGATCTTCGAGCACAGCTACATAAAGCCGATCTTATTGTTACGGAG AATCAGCAGGTGCGGGCAGAGGTGTCGTCACTCTCGGCACAAGTGACGCAGTGGCGGGACCAGCTCGCTGAGAGTCGCAGCAGGCTGCGCGCGCTCGAGGACGAACTGCGCCGCGCCACCGACCACTGTCGACATCTCGCCACGCACTACAG AGAGAAGGCGGAGACGGCGAGCACGCTGCAGGCGCAGCTGGCGGAGGCGCAGCAGCGCGGCGCCGAGCTGTGCGCGGAGGTGCAGCGCGCCGTGCGCGGCGTGCGGCGCTGTCTCGCCGAgcagcgcgcccgccgccg GGCGCAGGACGACAAGATAAAAGAACAGGAGACGACGATACGGATGCTTCGATCGACGACGGAGCGTCCCGGCGCGAGTGAGAACGAACCTTGCTGTTCTAAATATTTGTCGCGAGTGCGAGGGATGCGAACCGATCGCAGTTGTGTCGGTGCTAGCGAGACGCCCGGATGTTCGAAGTGTGCGTATTCGAGGGGATCGATGCCGCCCAGCAGCGAGTCGGGCGTTAGCCCGCTACCTCCCACTCCACCGATAAGACTGTTACGAAAGAAACCTTTGCGTTTGGAGAGA GTGTGCCAGTTCCCGGTGACCCGCGAGGCCGGCGTGCAGCGACCGCCGCGACACGACGTGCAACTCGACGCACGACTGTCTCACGAACACTCCATTCACTCCCTGCACTCCTGTGACGATGCACCCTCAGTAAGTAGACACAACGAAATCAgtcc
- the LOC113396721 gene encoding uncharacterized protein LOC113396721 — MQQLEHSAKLSSDFRSLRHENVALREKLSAMQRVCVALDEQCRVAAVRAQFKDDVIHEMRRQLRQTKAKLKEVSESKSLNTQKVSHHETQRKTSASCDSLTIACVQQQPRRNRRVRPDMDLNNNWDRSSAICDGSGDDGSFKAE; from the exons ATGCAGCAGCTGGAACATAGCGCGAAG TTGAGCAGCGATTTTAGAAGTCTGCGTCATGAGAATGTGGCTCTGCGCGAGAAGCTGAGCGCAATGCAACGCGTGTGCGTGGCGCTGGACGAACAGTGCCGCGTAGCGGCGGTACGAGCACAGTTCAAAGATGATGTCATACACGAGATGCGACGCCAATTACGACAGACTAAGGCAAAA CTCAAAGAAGTATCGGAGTCCAAGAGCCTCAATACCCAAAAAGTTTCTCATCATGAAACACAACGTAAAACGTCTGCCTCGTGCGATTCGCTAACCATAGCTTGTGTTCAACAACAACCGCGCCGAAACCGAAGAGTCAGACCAGACATGGACCTAAATAATAACTGGGATCGAAGCAGCGCCATATGTGATGGATCAGGAGACGACGGATCCTTCAAAGCTGAATGA